TCCTTGCCGATGATCTCGATGTCCTCGGCGCTCAGGTGGGCGATCGGGTTGTCGGCCTTCTTCTGGATCACGGTCACGTCGGTGGCTCCTGTCAGAGATCGATGTCGCAGGTACCGGCGGCGGCCGACACGCAGGTCTGGATCCGTACGCCGTCGCCCGGCACTGCCGTGGTGACGTCGCCGTTGCGCAGGTCACGCACCGCGCCCTGGCGCAGCGGCACGACACAGCCGAAACAGATCCCCATCCGGCAGCCCGAGGGCATGAGCACCCCCGCGTTCTCCCCCGCGTCGAGCAGGGTGGTGGCGCCGTCGGCCTGGACGGTCACCCCGGCCCCGGTGAAGGTCACCGTGCCGCCGTCGCCAGGCGTTATCACCGTAGGACGGAACCGCTCGGTGTGCAGCAGATCGGTGGCGTCCCGGGCCGCCCAGTGCGCCTCGGCCGCGTCCAGCAGGCCGACCGGCCCGCAGGCCCAGGTCTGCCGCCGGGCGTGGTCGGGCACCAGGTCGTCCAGTTCGGCCACGTCGAGCAGGCCGGCGGTCTCGGTGTGCCGCTCGACCAGGCGCAGCGCGCCGCGCCCGGCGAGCGCGCGCAGTTCCGCGCCGAAGATGACGTCGTCGCGGGTCGGCGCCGAGTGCACGAGCACCACGTCGGCCCGTTCGGCGAGCCCGGCCCGCAGCATCCCCATGACCGGGGTGATGCCGCTGCCGGCGGTGAGGAACAGGACCCGCTCCGGCGTCGCCGTGGGCAGCACGAAGTCGCCCTGCGCCTGGTCGAGCTGGACGATCGTGCCGGTCCGGATCCGGCGGACCAGGTGGTTGCTGACCTTCCCGTCCGGGATCGCCTTCACGGTCACGGCGATGCGGCCGTCCGCCGCGCCGGGCACCGAAGTGACCGAGTACGCGCGCCACTGGCGCACCCCGTCGACGTCCACGCCGAGGCGCACGTACTGCCCCGGCAGGTGGCCCCGCCAGCCACGACCCGGCTGGATCACCACGGTGGCCGCGTCCCGGGTCTCCGGGCGGACGGCGACGATCCGGCCGCGCAGCGGCGCGCCCGCGCGCAGCGGGGCGATCAGGTCGAGGTAGTCGTCGGGCAGCAGCGGGGTGGTGACCGTGCCGGCCAGCCGCAGCAGCCTGTGCCGGAAGGAGGCCTTCTGGGAGCGGCGGGGCGCAGTTGTGGTCATATGACCAGCGTGGCTGCGCAATCGCATAACATCTTGACCAGCAAAGGTGAAACGGTCACGGTTTTTTGTTCGGAGGGTACAAAAATGTCGCAGGAGGCCGGGACCGGGCAGCGTGCCGCCCATCTCGATCTCGACGCCGGGGTGGCGGCGATGCTGCGCGATCGGCTCCCGACGGTCGCCGAACGCACGGTGAGCGCGATCACCGCCGAGGTGTCCGACTATTCCGGCGCGCTCACCGGCGCCATGCGGGAGAAGATCGAAAACGCGGTACGCATCGCGCTCGGCACCTTCCTCCAGCTCCTCGAGGGCACCCAGGCGTACGACCCGAGCACTCCCCTGGCACCGGCGCTGGAGGCAGCGTACGCGCTGGGCAGCGGCGAGGCCCGGTCGGGGCGGAGCATGGACGCGCTGCTGGCCGCGTACCGGGTGGGCGCCCGGGTGGCCTGGCGGGAGGTCTCCACCACGACGGTACGCAGCGGGCTGGCCGCCGAGACGGTCGCCGAGTTCGCCGAGCTGATGTTCGCGTACATCGACGAGTTGTCCGCGGCGAGCGTCGCCGGGCACGCCGACGAGCTGGCGAGCGCCGGCCGGGTGCGCCGCCGTGACCTGGAGCGGCTCACCCAGCAGCTGCTCGCCGGCGAGCCGGAGGAGTCGCTGCGGCGCAGCGCCGACCGGGCCGACTGGCCGCCGCCGCAGACGCTCACCGTCGTCCTGCTGCCCCGCCGGCACCTGCGCGCGGTGCTCGCCCTGCTCAACCCGCAGACGCTGGAGAGCGGCGAGGACCTGCCGGGGATGAGCCCGGCCGAGGACCTGGCGGTGCTGTTGGTGCCGGACGCACACGGCGGCCGGCGTCGCCAGCTCGTCCGGCTGTTGCACGGGCACCGGGCGGTGCTCGGCCCGGCCCGCCCCTGGCACCGGGTCGCCGCGTCCTACCAGCGGGCCACCCGCGCCCTCGCGCTCGGCCTCGACGCGCCGGACGCCGGGCCGGTCGACACCGAGCGTCACCTGTCCACGTTGCTGCTCAGCATGGACCCGGAGGCGCTCGCCGACCTGCGTACCCAGGCCCTCGCGCCGCTTGCCGCGCTGCCCCCGGCCACCGCGCACCGGCTGGCCGAGACGCTGCGGTCGTGGCTGCTGCACCAGGGCCGTCGCGACGACGTGGCGGCGGACCTGTTCGTGCACCCGCAGACCGTCCGCTACCGGATGGGCAAGCTCCGCGAGCTGTTCGGCGACCGCCTGCTCGACCCCGCGACGGTCCTCGACCTCACCATCGCCCTCGCCGTCCCGGAGCAAGGCGGGGCCCCCGCTTAACGCCTCCGGCAGAGGCGGGGCCCCCGCTTAACACTCACAGCAGCGCGGCGATCCGATCCGCGTCCGGATGGTCGTTGGCGCGCAGGATGTTCAACGCCTCCCGCCAGGTCTGCCGCGCGGCCTCGGCCTCTCCGGCGGCCGCCAGGGCGGCCCCGAGCCGACGCAGGGTGAATCCCTCGTTCATCCGGTCACCCAGGTCGCGGTAGCGGGCGATGGCCTGCCGGTAGCAGTCCACCGCCCGGTGCGCGTCCACGTTCCGGTAGGCGTGTCCGAGGGTGTCCCAGACGCTGGCCTCGCCCATCCGGTCGCCAGCCCGTTGGAGGCGGTCCAGCGCCCGCCTGCCGTACGCGGCGGCCCGCTCGTGGTCGCCGAGCTGGGCGAGGCACCAGGCGACCGAGTTCAGCGCGTAGCTCTCGCCACGGTCGTGGCCGGCCTGGCGGAACAGGGTCAGGGCCTGCTCGTCGTGCCGGAGCGCCTCGGCCAGCTCACCCTGCTCCTCGGCCAGCCAGCCCAGGCAGCGGTAGATGAACGCCTGGCCCACCCGGTCGCCGAGGTCGTGATAGAGCGAGAGGGCTTGCCGGTAGTCCGCCCGCGCGTCGTCGAACCGGCGTAGTTCGACGCATGAGCTGCCGTGCAGCCGGTGTGCCTCCGCCACGGTGGCCGGGTCGCCCAACCGACGCGCGACGGTCACCCCCGCGCGGCCGACCCGTTCCCAGTCGTGCCGGTGGCCCCGCCGGGGCAGGAAGTTGGCCATCGCCCAGGACAGCCGCCAGGCCGGCCTGTCGAGCCCGTCGGCGACGGCCTGCTCGATCGCCGCCAGCAGCCCGGCGTGCTCGGCGGTGAACCAGGCCAGCGCCGCCTGCCGGTCGGCGAAGCCGAGCACCGTGACGCCCGGCGCCGGCGGCGGCACCGGCAACGGGTCGCGGTTCGGCCACAGCAGCCGGTCGGCGCCGAGGGCGGTGTGCAGGTAGTGGTCGAGGAGGCGTCCCCACGCGGCGCGCCGCCCGGCGCTGCCGTCCGGCGGCCCCAGTTCGTCCGCGTAGGCCCGGAGCAGGTCGTGGCGGGCGTACCGGCCGGGCAGGTGTTCGGTGACGAGGTGCGCGGTGGCCAGCTCACGCAACGGCGACCGCACCTCGTCGACGTCCCGGCCGGCGAGACTGGCCAGGGCCTCGGCGCGCAGGTCCGGACCGGCCGGCAGGCCCAGCAGCCGGAACAGTCGGTCCGCCGCCTCGGTGAGGCCCCGACGCGACCAGGAGAGCACGCTCCGGACGTCCGTGCCCGTGTCGCCGTGGGCGAAGGCGTCGAGATCCGGTCCGCCCCGGTCCGCGCGCAGCTCGGCGGCGAGCGATCCGAGCGGGAACTCCGGGTGGATGGCGGCCCGGGCCGCCGCGACCGCCAACGCCAGCGGAAGCCGGGCACACGAGTCGATGATCTCGTCCACCGCCGCGTCCTGACCGGCCAGGCGTTCGGCGCCCAACCGGCGCGCCAGGAACCGCCGCGCCTGCCCGCGGTCGAGCAGTTCGAGCCGGACCGGACGGGCTCCGTCGACGGCGACCAGGCCGGGCAGTTGGCTACGGCTGACCGCGATCACGGCGCAGCCCGGCACCCCCGGCACCAGTGGACGGGCTCGCCCGGCGTCGTCGATGTTGTCGAGCACCACCAGGACCCGCCGGTCGGCCAGCAGGGACCGGTAGAGCGCGGTCTGCGCCTCGACGGTCGCCGGGATCCGCGACGGCGGTACGGCGAGCGCATCCAGGAAGACCCGCGCCGCCTCGCCCGGTTCCATCGCCAGCCCGGTGGGGTCGAAGCCGCGCAGGTCGACGTAGAGCTGACCGTCCGGAAAGCCGGCGGCGACGAGGTGCGCCAGGCGCAGCGCGAAGAACGTCTTCCCCACCCCGGCCGGGCCCGAGACCAGCACCGTCACCGGTTGCCGGCGGGACCCGTCGAGCAGGCGACGGGCGGTGGCCAGTTCGTCGGCGCGGCCGACGAAGTGCGGCGGGTCGGGCGGCAGCAAGGACGGACGGGCCAGTTTCGGCTGGTGGGCGACCGCCGGTCCGACGGGCAGGCGGCGGTGCAGGATCTCCCGCTGCAACTCCGCCAGCTCCGGCGCCGCGAGGCCCCGTTCCCGCAGCAGGCGCAGCCCCTCCCGGCACACCTCGGCAGCCTCGTCGACCCGGCTGTCGGCGTAGAGCGCCCGGGCGAGCAGGCGGCGTGCCGTCTCGTCGTAGG
The genomic region above belongs to Micromonospora sp. WMMD1128 and contains:
- a CDS encoding ferredoxin reductase encodes the protein MTTTAPRRSQKASFRHRLLRLAGTVTTPLLPDDYLDLIAPLRAGAPLRGRIVAVRPETRDAATVVIQPGRGWRGHLPGQYVRLGVDVDGVRQWRAYSVTSVPGAADGRIAVTVKAIPDGKVSNHLVRRIRTGTIVQLDQAQGDFVLPTATPERVLFLTAGSGITPVMGMLRAGLAERADVVLVHSAPTRDDVIFGAELRALAGRGALRLVERHTETAGLLDVAELDDLVPDHARRQTWACGPVGLLDAAEAHWAARDATDLLHTERFRPTVITPGDGGTVTFTGAGVTVQADGATTLLDAGENAGVLMPSGCRMGICFGCVVPLRQGAVRDLRNGDVTTAVPGDGVRIQTCVSAAAGTCDIDL
- a CDS encoding helix-turn-helix domain-containing protein, with the translated sequence MSQEAGTGQRAAHLDLDAGVAAMLRDRLPTVAERTVSAITAEVSDYSGALTGAMREKIENAVRIALGTFLQLLEGTQAYDPSTPLAPALEAAYALGSGEARSGRSMDALLAAYRVGARVAWREVSTTTVRSGLAAETVAEFAELMFAYIDELSAASVAGHADELASAGRVRRRDLERLTQQLLAGEPEESLRRSADRADWPPPQTLTVVLLPRRHLRAVLALLNPQTLESGEDLPGMSPAEDLAVLLVPDAHGGRRRQLVRLLHGHRAVLGPARPWHRVAASYQRATRALALGLDAPDAGPVDTERHLSTLLLSMDPEALADLRTQALAPLAALPPATAHRLAETLRSWLLHQGRRDDVAADLFVHPQTVRYRMGKLRELFGDRLLDPATVLDLTIALAVPEQGGAPA
- a CDS encoding BTAD domain-containing putative transcriptional regulator gives rise to the protein MLRVDVLGPIRVEHDGRPVRLGPRLVELLAVLLVEAGSAVPADRIVELLWGDPAPEAARATLRSHVSHLRRALAPATGPRQPPILVTTGLGAGSAYRLDLPPDAVDADRFQRRCAEARRLLAADESDLIERAVALLTEALALWRGPAFAEVADRPFTLAHVARLDSARRTARRGHAEALSALGRWAEAIDGLTGLVVDDPYDETARRLLARALYADSRVDEAAEVCREGLRLLRERGLAAPELAELQREILHRRLPVGPAVAHQPKLARPSLLPPDPPHFVGRADELATARRLLDGSRRQPVTVLVSGPAGVGKTFFALRLAHLVAAGFPDGQLYVDLRGFDPTGLAMEPGEAARVFLDALAVPPSRIPATVEAQTALYRSLLADRRVLVVLDNIDDAGRARPLVPGVPGCAVIAVSRSQLPGLVAVDGARPVRLELLDRGQARRFLARRLGAERLAGQDAAVDEIIDSCARLPLALAVAAARAAIHPEFPLGSLAAELRADRGGPDLDAFAHGDTGTDVRSVLSWSRRGLTEAADRLFRLLGLPAGPDLRAEALASLAGRDVDEVRSPLRELATAHLVTEHLPGRYARHDLLRAYADELGPPDGSAGRRAAWGRLLDHYLHTALGADRLLWPNRDPLPVPPPAPGVTVLGFADRQAALAWFTAEHAGLLAAIEQAVADGLDRPAWRLSWAMANFLPRRGHRHDWERVGRAGVTVARRLGDPATVAEAHRLHGSSCVELRRFDDARADYRQALSLYHDLGDRVGQAFIYRCLGWLAEEQGELAEALRHDEQALTLFRQAGHDRGESYALNSVAWCLAQLGDHERAAAYGRRALDRLQRAGDRMGEASVWDTLGHAYRNVDAHRAVDCYRQAIARYRDLGDRMNEGFTLRRLGAALAAAGEAEAARQTWREALNILRANDHPDADRIAALL